From the genome of Thermococcus chitonophagus, one region includes:
- a CDS encoding phosphohexomutase domain-containing protein: MELYRSEKFNPEELALLGRAIGTAAQGTIVVGRDGRAISRYGKRALVVGIVSTGSTIMDVRLIPLIALRDFAKKKGYPFAYVYYYGGVRVEISDIEVDEVNAILNNRAFVEAPPNDIGATVYYPNALDDMLHEIFKHYDFKVGGKALVDCMNTPAVLLFPRLSDKFGFEVELMNDMMTSYLPPKPKEVFLQKLTKGSYDFGLRFRPDGVVEVYKDDEVKEFNSLWKFLEYLKKL, from the coding sequence ATGGAGTTATATAGGTCTGAAAAGTTCAACCCAGAAGAACTCGCGCTCCTTGGCAGAGCTATTGGAACTGCTGCCCAGGGTACAATCGTAGTTGGAAGGGATGGGAGAGCCATCTCGAGATATGGAAAGAGAGCCTTAGTAGTTGGAATAGTAAGCACGGGCTCAACAATAATGGATGTGAGGTTAATTCCTTTGATTGCCCTCAGGGACTTTGCAAAGAAAAAAGGATATCCCTTTGCGTATGTCTATTATTATGGGGGAGTAAGGGTTGAAATAAGCGATATTGAAGTTGATGAAGTAAATGCGATTCTAAATAATAGGGCCTTTGTTGAGGCTCCTCCAAATGACATAGGGGCAACAGTTTACTATCCAAATGCACTAGATGATATGCTTCATGAAATATTCAAGCACTATGACTTTAAAGTCGGGGGGAAAGCCCTGGTTGACTGTATGAATACTCCAGCTGTTCTTCTGTTTCCACGACTAAGCGATAAATTTGGCTTTGAAGTAGAGCTAATGAATGACATGATGACAAGCTATCTCCCCCCTAAACCCAAGGAAGTCTTCCTGCAGAAGCTCACCAAGGGAAGTTATGACTTCGGACTGAGATTTAGACCAGACGGCGTCGTTGAAGTTTACAAGGATGATGAAGTCAAAGAATTCAATAGTCTCTGGAAGTTCTTAGAGTATTTAAAGAAGCTTTAG
- the tmk gene encoding dTMP kinase, whose translation MSGLFIVFEGIDGSGKSTQARLLAEWFRERGYNVLLTKEPTDTSLGKFIREVVVRGSLIDGSKLSYEAEALLFAADRAEHVRKVIKPALDEGKVVICDRYFYSSLAYQWARGLDLEWLMKINEFAIRPNLAILLDLPTRESLKRIRARANISEFDKLLDLQKKVRQNYLKLAEMFPEMKIINAMNSIEDVHRDIVALVEHELL comes from the coding sequence ATGTCGGGGTTGTTCATAGTATTCGAAGGTATAGATGGCTCTGGCAAAAGCACTCAAGCGAGATTGCTTGCAGAGTGGTTTAGGGAACGGGGTTATAATGTCCTTCTTACAAAAGAGCCTACCGATACAAGTCTTGGAAAATTTATTCGAGAAGTTGTCGTTCGCGGTAGCCTTATAGATGGCTCAAAGTTAAGCTACGAAGCTGAGGCCCTTCTTTTTGCTGCTGACAGAGCTGAGCATGTGAGGAAAGTCATCAAGCCAGCGTTAGATGAGGGAAAGGTGGTTATCTGCGATAGGTACTTCTATTCTTCCCTTGCATATCAATGGGCTCGGGGTCTTGACCTGGAATGGCTCATGAAGATTAACGAGTTCGCAATTAGGCCTAACCTTGCTATTCTGCTGGATCTCCCAACTAGGGAAAGTTTGAAGAGAATTAGGGCTAGAGCGAATATTTCAGAATTCGATAAGTTGTTGGATCTTCAGAAAAAAGTCAGGCAGAACTACCTTAAGCTAGCCGAGATGTTTCCGGAAATGAAGATAATCAATGCAATGAATAGCATTGAAGACGTGCATAGAGACATTGTGGCCTTGGTTGAACATGAGCTTTTATAA
- a CDS encoding signal recognition particle protein Srp54, which yields MVLDTLGRALSNALKKIARAGSVDEALIKEVVRDIQRALIQADVNVRLVLKLTKEIQRRALEEKPPAGISRKEHIIKIVYEELTKLLGTEAKPIEIREKPTVLLMVGIQGSGKTTTVAKLARYFQKRGYKVGVVCSDTWRPGAYHQLRQLLDPYHIEVFGDPNEKDAIKLAKEGVEHFKRKGVDLIIVDTAGRHKEEKYLIDEMRQISDVINPHEVILVIDGTIGQQAYNQALAFKEATPIGSIVVTKLDGSAKGGGALSAVAATGAPIKFIGVGEKIDDLEPFDPARFVSRLLGLGDIQGLLEKFKELEKEVEFTEEDVERFLKGKFTLKDMYAQLEAMQKMGPLKQILRMIPGLGYSLPDDVISVGEERLRKFKVIMDSMTEEELMNPDIINYSRIKRIARGSGTSISDVKELLNQYRQMKKFFKSMNKRQLARLARRFGM from the coding sequence ATGGTTCTTGACACGTTAGGCAGGGCACTCAGCAATGCCCTCAAGAAGATAGCGAGAGCGGGTAGCGTTGATGAAGCGTTGATAAAGGAAGTAGTGAGGGACATCCAGAGGGCTTTAATTCAGGCTGACGTTAACGTTAGGCTTGTACTAAAGCTAACCAAGGAGATACAGAGGAGAGCTTTAGAAGAGAAGCCTCCGGCAGGAATATCGAGGAAGGAGCACATAATAAAGATAGTATACGAAGAGCTAACGAAATTACTGGGGACCGAGGCTAAGCCTATAGAGATTAGAGAAAAGCCTACAGTTTTGTTGATGGTTGGAATTCAAGGTAGCGGTAAAACGACTACTGTTGCAAAGCTTGCAAGGTACTTCCAGAAGAGAGGATACAAAGTTGGAGTAGTCTGTTCAGACACGTGGAGGCCTGGAGCCTACCACCAGCTTAGGCAATTGCTCGATCCTTATCACATAGAGGTATTCGGAGATCCAAATGAGAAGGACGCAATAAAACTCGCCAAGGAGGGAGTCGAGCATTTCAAGCGTAAAGGCGTCGATTTGATAATAGTTGACACGGCTGGAAGGCATAAGGAGGAGAAATACCTCATAGATGAGATGAGGCAGATAAGCGATGTAATAAATCCCCACGAGGTTATCCTTGTCATTGATGGAACAATTGGTCAGCAGGCGTACAATCAAGCCTTGGCATTTAAGGAGGCAACTCCTATCGGCTCAATTGTAGTTACCAAGCTTGATGGCTCAGCGAAGGGCGGAGGAGCTCTCTCGGCGGTAGCCGCGACTGGAGCTCCTATAAAATTCATAGGAGTAGGAGAGAAGATAGATGACCTGGAGCCCTTCGATCCAGCAAGATTTGTTTCTAGGCTCTTAGGTCTTGGAGATATTCAGGGGCTCTTGGAGAAGTTCAAGGAGCTTGAAAAGGAAGTTGAATTTACTGAGGAAGATGTTGAAAGATTCCTTAAGGGTAAGTTCACTCTCAAAGATATGTACGCTCAGCTTGAGGCAATGCAGAAGATGGGGCCTTTAAAGCAGATTCTCAGGATGATTCCTGGGCTTGGCTACTCTCTTCCCGATGATGTAATCTCGGTCGGGGAGGAGAGGCTAAGAAAGTTCAAGGTGATCATGGACTCCATGACAGAGGAGGAATTAATGAATCCTGATATAATCAATTATTCAAGGATAAAAAGAATTGCAAGGGGTTCTGGCACTTCAATAAGCGATGTTAAGGAGTTATTAAATCAGTACCGGCAGATGAAGAAGTTCTTCAAGAGCATGAATAAGAGGCAACTCGCAAGGCTGGCAAGGAGGTTTGGTATGTGA
- a CDS encoding Lrp/AsnC family transcriptional regulator — translation MEVFILLVVHPGQEDEVYRMLKERPEVKEVYKVYGDYDIVARISVNGIKDLDKFHDNVLRKIPGIEISETLIASSY, via the coding sequence ATGGAGGTCTTTATACTCTTAGTCGTTCACCCAGGTCAGGAGGATGAGGTTTACAGAATGTTAAAGGAGAGGCCAGAAGTCAAGGAAGTGTACAAAGTCTATGGGGATTATGATATAGTTGCCAGAATCTCTGTGAATGGGATAAAGGATCTTGATAAGTTCCATGATAATGTCCTCAGGAAGATTCCTGGAATTGAAATCAGTGAGACGTTAATTGCGAGCTCCTATTAG
- a CDS encoding YkgJ family cysteine cluster protein, with translation MEKELIAIVNMKTGEIDVVKDNFKFKCIEDCARCCIENDIPLREEDVERIKALGYEEEYFVDYTKMFYRGPKFLGYAIKKRPFDDACVFLDPETKKCRIYEYRPLACKLYPFILIKHGDTLEIYIKKDSNCPGIDHPDGDPIEIIIERYFGEVLKGGEYGVRRIRSENSSYPLKRLENII, from the coding sequence ATGGAGAAGGAGCTCATAGCAATAGTGAATATGAAAACTGGGGAGATAGACGTTGTAAAGGATAATTTCAAGTTCAAGTGTATAGAGGACTGCGCAAGGTGCTGTATTGAAAATGACATTCCTCTCAGGGAGGAAGACGTGGAGAGGATTAAGGCCCTAGGATACGAGGAGGAGTACTTCGTGGATTACACAAAGATGTTCTACAGAGGCCCCAAATTTTTGGGATATGCAATCAAAAAGAGACCTTTCGATGATGCATGCGTCTTCCTCGATCCTGAGACAAAGAAGTGCAGGATATACGAGTATAGGCCTCTCGCCTGCAAGCTTTACCCATTCATTCTAATAAAACATGGAGATACGCTTGAGATTTACATAAAGAAGGACAGTAACTGTCCTGGAATAGATCACCCAGATGGAGATCCGATTGAGATAATAATTGAGAGATACTTTGGAGAGGTGTTAAAAGGTGGTGAATATGGAGTTAGACGAATTAGATCGGAAAATTCTAGCTATCCTCTTAAGAGACTCGAGAACATCATATAG
- a CDS encoding Lrp/AsnC family transcriptional regulator — MELDELDRKILAILLRDSRTSYREIAKELNVAVGTIYNRIKKLEDSGVIQGFTVKINYEAIGYELTTIIGIKAQGKKIREIERIISKDKHVTCVYDVTGEYDIIVVAKFRNREDMNRFVKSVLSIDGVEKTNTHVALEIVKEDFRLEP; from the coding sequence ATGGAGTTAGACGAATTAGATCGGAAAATTCTAGCTATCCTCTTAAGAGACTCGAGAACATCATATAGAGAGATCGCTAAGGAGTTAAATGTTGCTGTCGGGACAATATATAACAGAATAAAGAAACTTGAAGATTCTGGCGTTATTCAAGGCTTTACCGTTAAGATAAATTATGAAGCCATAGGGTATGAGTTAACGACTATCATTGGAATAAAAGCTCAAGGGAAGAAGATCAGGGAGATCGAGAGGATAATTTCAAAGGATAAGCATGTGACATGTGTTTATGATGTTACTGGCGAGTACGACATCATAGTCGTTGCAAAGTTTAGAAACAGAGAGGACATGAACAGGTTCGTTAAGAGCGTTTTGAGTATAGATGGAGTAGAAAAAACAAACACACATGTTGCGCTAGAGATAGTAAAAGAGGATTTTAGATTGGAACCTTAG
- a CDS encoding phosphoribosyltransferase family protein, with the protein MNQLEAMKEKIKVIRMLRVLKKSYTYEELSKITGLPITVLNRYVRGKVLPSVERARELTEKLSPYLNLEDEVRRRLKYDSFGFFDTMSVLSDTNLLALIAEEVALRYMKTGVGKVLTAATDGIPLAVQIANELGIDVVYAKKKKEVGVDKFYEINYVPSASGSITTLYLPAWALKKGERVLIVDDVIRSGETQKALIELCKQADATPVGMFFLISVGDIVDKLKEEYNIPVDALVRL; encoded by the coding sequence ATGAATCAACTTGAAGCAATGAAAGAAAAAATTAAGGTCATCAGGATGCTCAGAGTTCTTAAGAAGTCTTACACATATGAGGAGCTTTCCAAGATTACCGGACTTCCAATAACCGTTCTAAACAGATACGTAAGGGGGAAAGTCCTGCCTAGCGTTGAGAGAGCAAGGGAACTAACGGAAAAGCTTAGCCCATACCTTAATCTTGAAGATGAAGTTCGAAGGAGACTTAAGTATGATTCTTTTGGATTCTTTGATACGATGAGCGTGCTTAGTGATACAAATCTTCTCGCTCTAATAGCTGAAGAGGTCGCCCTTAGATACATGAAAACTGGTGTTGGAAAAGTTCTGACGGCAGCAACAGATGGAATCCCCCTCGCCGTACAGATAGCAAACGAGCTTGGTATTGACGTTGTCTATGCAAAGAAGAAGAAGGAGGTAGGGGTAGACAAGTTCTATGAAATAAACTATGTCCCAAGTGCTTCGGGCAGTATAACAACACTCTACCTTCCAGCTTGGGCCTTGAAAAAAGGAGAAAGAGTCCTAATAGTAGACGATGTTATAAGGAGTGGAGAAACTCAAAAGGCTCTTATAGAGCTCTGCAAACAGGCAGATGCAACACCAGTGGGTATGTTCTTTTTAATAAGTGTTGGAGATATAGTAGATAAACTAAAGGAGGAGTATAATATTCCGGTAGATGCTTTAGTCAGACTCTAA